A genome region from Rattus norvegicus strain BN/NHsdMcwi chromosome 17, GRCr8, whole genome shotgun sequence includes the following:
- the Prl8a2 gene encoding prolactin family 8, subfamily A, member 2 isoform 2 precursor (isoform 2 precursor is encoded by transcript variant 2), which translates to MLPLSQPRFWALLMLVISNLLLWEKTASVPACHLEEGGCWDPLVNTFNSAIQRAEVIQNLAEQIHEEFYHNPFSSAQFVTLVARMYRHDQAVYRARYHCPSNSTNPPLHGPEHENIKTKKYLKMMINFVGSWISPLFHLVLELRGMQNVPEVILSKAKDIEENNREILEDLRWILTKVYPTAKMKEKIISWDYLSSIKSNEKSEKFLAIFNISHCLRVDIFYTKFHLRALMCRITGKEC; encoded by the exons GGGCACTCTTGATGCTGGTGATATCAAACTTGCTTCTGTGGGAGAAaactgcatcagttcctgcttgtCACCTGGAAGAAGGGGGTTGCTGGGATCCCCTTGTGAACACATTTAACAGTGCCATCCAGCGAGCTGAAGTCATCCAGAATCTTGCTGAGCAAATACATGAAGAGTTT TACCACAATCCATTCTCATCTGCACAATTTGTAACACTG GTTGCACGCATGTATAGGCATGATCAGGCTGTTTACAGAGCCAGATATCACTGCCCTTCTAACAGCACAAACCCACCACTTCATGGACCTGAACATGAAAACATCAAA actaaaaagtatttaaaaatgatGATCAATTTTGTGGGTTCCTGGATCAGCCCTTTATTCCATCTAGTGCTTGAACTGAGAGGCATGCAAAATGTTCCTGAAGTCATCCTCTCAAAAGCTAAGGATATAGAAGAAAACAACAGAGAAATTCTGGAGGACCTTAGGTGGATACTCACCAAG GTCTATCCTACAgcaaagatgaaggaaaaaattATCAGCTGGGACTATCTTTCATCcataaaatcaaatgaaaaaagTGAAAAATTTTTGGCAATTTTTAACATTTCTCACTGCCTACGTGTTGATATATTCTACACTAAATTTCATCTGAGAGCATTGATGTGTCGCATAACAGGGAAAGAATGCTAA
- the Prl8a2 gene encoding prolactin family 8, subfamily A, member 2 isoform 1 precursor (isoform 1 precursor is encoded by transcript variant 1) translates to MLPLSQPRFSGALLMLVISNLLLWEKTASVPACHLEEGGCWDPLVNTFNSAIQRAEVIQNLAEQIHEEFYHNPFSSAQFVTLVARMYRHDQAVYRARYHCPSNSTNPPLHGPEHENIKTKKYLKMMINFVGSWISPLFHLVLELRGMQNVPEVILSKAKDIEENNREILEDLRWILTKVYPTAKMKEKIISWDYLSSIKSNEKSEKFLAIFNISHCLRVDIFYTKFHLRALMCRITGKEC, encoded by the exons CAGGGGCACTCTTGATGCTGGTGATATCAAACTTGCTTCTGTGGGAGAAaactgcatcagttcctgcttgtCACCTGGAAGAAGGGGGTTGCTGGGATCCCCTTGTGAACACATTTAACAGTGCCATCCAGCGAGCTGAAGTCATCCAGAATCTTGCTGAGCAAATACATGAAGAGTTT TACCACAATCCATTCTCATCTGCACAATTTGTAACACTG GTTGCACGCATGTATAGGCATGATCAGGCTGTTTACAGAGCCAGATATCACTGCCCTTCTAACAGCACAAACCCACCACTTCATGGACCTGAACATGAAAACATCAAA actaaaaagtatttaaaaatgatGATCAATTTTGTGGGTTCCTGGATCAGCCCTTTATTCCATCTAGTGCTTGAACTGAGAGGCATGCAAAATGTTCCTGAAGTCATCCTCTCAAAAGCTAAGGATATAGAAGAAAACAACAGAGAAATTCTGGAGGACCTTAGGTGGATACTCACCAAG GTCTATCCTACAgcaaagatgaaggaaaaaattATCAGCTGGGACTATCTTTCATCcataaaatcaaatgaaaaaagTGAAAAATTTTTGGCAATTTTTAACATTTCTCACTGCCTACGTGTTGATATATTCTACACTAAATTTCATCTGAGAGCATTGATGTGTCGCATAACAGGGAAAGAATGCTAA